From Trueperella pecoris, a single genomic window includes:
- the nrdG gene encoding anaerobic ribonucleoside-triphosphate reductase activating protein: MVKDEDGITVPRPGQWDGRVLCGGNYADYKPFNFVDGEGVRCSLYVSGCPFACPNCYNRAAQSFRYGQPYTRELEERILADLAQPYVAGLSLVGGEPMLATPILLPLVRRVRERFGERGAKDVWVWSGYTYDQLLNETPDKLELLDMCDVLVDGPFIQRLYDHDLAFRGSRNQRIIDLRASRWLADAEGTERPTGRYVYAAEPVVWG, translated from the coding sequence GTGGTGAAGGACGAGGACGGTATCACCGTCCCCCGGCCGGGCCAGTGGGACGGGCGCGTGCTGTGCGGGGGCAACTATGCCGATTACAAGCCGTTTAATTTCGTGGACGGCGAGGGCGTGCGATGCTCCCTGTACGTGTCAGGCTGCCCGTTCGCCTGCCCCAATTGCTATAACCGCGCGGCGCAGTCGTTTCGCTACGGTCAGCCCTACACGCGCGAGCTCGAGGAACGCATTTTGGCCGACCTCGCCCAGCCTTATGTGGCCGGGCTTTCGCTCGTGGGCGGGGAGCCGATGCTGGCCACCCCGATTCTTCTGCCCCTGGTGCGGCGCGTGCGTGAGCGCTTCGGCGAGCGCGGTGCGAAGGACGTGTGGGTGTGGTCGGGGTATACCTACGACCAGCTCTTGAACGAGACCCCGGACAAGCTCGAGCTGCTCGACATGTGCGACGTGCTCGTCGACGGCCCCTTTATTCAGCGCCTGTACGATCACGATCTGGCGTTTCGGGGATCACGCAACCAGCGCATCATCGATCTGCGCGCCTCGCGCTGGCTTGCCGATGCGGAGGGAACCGAGCGCCCGACGGGCCGATACGTGTACGCGGCTGAGCCTGTGGTGTGGGGTTAG
- a CDS encoding acyltransferase family protein encodes MTSDPSALTSDTPAEAPETTRASRIRGLDGLRALGALFVLVFHLLPDVGGAGFIGVDVFFVISGFLITALLLKEHDATGRIDLPSFLRRRYRRLLPAVAAMVVVAVGLGRLIADDAVVQARWQTFGALTGTYNWFQIANGSSYFEAQEPLLLTNMWSLAVEQQFYLVWPMVVMALVLARRRWRLAAAGLIGTLSVVLHVWLASEEITRAYVGTDTHIFGLMIGAGIAFALPGVLAGRPRNASHWWGKAAWVALAGLAALTFMVPDGGWFYPWGLLLASVLAGVVVRGILPDVQGMASERLSNALESAPMVWIGRRSYGIYLWHWPLWVLATYHLNIGEPLSSVGVIILTILTADLSYTYVETPIRRLGVLGWLRSARRLSPIATAWLAAGTLLIAGAFGNAIVTSKDMTEAQALVAAGSKLLGAEPGADPTTPAETTTPAETTTPTPTPTPITGDRVTIIGDSVTLAAAPALLETLPQAVVDGQVSRSARAFESIANVYQSQGKLRDVVVISLATNGVIPLELAHDIMNYLGPDRKVVWVTANAPRAAWVPEANATIRSLAAEYPDRVRVADWEPIAKAHPELLSHDGIHPNPQGSKLYAAEVKRAIDSF; translated from the coding sequence ATGACTTCGGACCCCTCCGCCCTCACCAGTGACACCCCTGCGGAAGCACCCGAGACGACGCGCGCATCTCGCATCCGTGGCCTCGACGGCCTACGCGCACTCGGCGCCCTCTTTGTGCTGGTCTTTCACCTGCTTCCGGACGTCGGAGGCGCGGGGTTCATCGGCGTGGATGTCTTCTTCGTCATTTCCGGCTTCCTCATCACCGCGCTCCTCCTCAAAGAGCACGACGCCACCGGGCGCATCGACCTGCCCTCCTTCCTCCGCCGCCGCTATCGTCGCCTTCTTCCGGCGGTCGCCGCGATGGTAGTCGTCGCCGTCGGCCTCGGCCGCCTCATCGCCGACGACGCCGTCGTCCAGGCCCGCTGGCAAACCTTCGGCGCTCTCACCGGCACCTATAACTGGTTCCAGATCGCCAACGGTTCGAGCTACTTCGAGGCCCAAGAGCCACTCCTCCTGACGAATATGTGGTCGCTGGCCGTCGAGCAACAGTTCTACCTGGTGTGGCCGATGGTGGTCATGGCTCTGGTTCTCGCGCGCAGACGCTGGAGGCTGGCGGCCGCCGGCCTCATCGGGACGCTCTCGGTGGTGCTTCACGTGTGGCTCGCCTCGGAGGAGATCACGCGCGCCTACGTCGGAACCGACACCCACATCTTCGGGCTGATGATCGGCGCGGGCATCGCCTTCGCCCTTCCCGGCGTCCTGGCCGGCCGGCCGCGCAACGCCAGCCACTGGTGGGGCAAGGCCGCCTGGGTCGCGTTGGCGGGCCTCGCAGCATTGACCTTCATGGTTCCCGATGGCGGTTGGTTCTATCCGTGGGGCCTCCTGCTGGCGTCCGTGCTCGCCGGCGTCGTTGTGCGCGGCATCCTGCCGGACGTGCAGGGAATGGCCTCCGAGCGCCTGTCCAACGCGCTCGAATCGGCACCCATGGTCTGGATAGGCCGGCGCTCCTACGGCATCTATCTGTGGCACTGGCCCCTGTGGGTGCTGGCCACCTATCACCTGAACATTGGCGAGCCACTATCCTCGGTCGGCGTCATCATCCTGACCATCCTCACCGCCGACCTGTCCTACACCTACGTCGAGACCCCGATACGCCGGCTAGGCGTCCTGGGGTGGCTTCGCAGCGCCCGCCGCCTCTCACCCATTGCCACGGCGTGGCTGGCCGCCGGCACCCTCCTCATTGCCGGGGCCTTCGGCAACGCGATCGTGACGTCGAAAGACATGACCGAGGCGCAGGCGCTCGTCGCCGCCGGCAGTAAGCTGCTCGGGGCCGAACCGGGGGCAGATCCCACCACGCCCGCCGAAACCACCACGCCCGCCGAAACCACCACGCCCACACCGACGCCCACGCCGATCACTGGCGACCGCGTGACGATCATCGGCGATTCCGTGACCCTCGCGGCGGCTCCCGCCCTCCTGGAAACCCTCCCCCAGGCGGTCGTGGACGGCCAGGTCTCGCGCTCGGCCCGCGCCTTCGAATCGATCGCCAACGTCTATCAGTCGCAGGGAAAGCTACGCGACGTCGTCGTCATCTCCCTCGCAACCAACGGCGTGATCCCCCTCGAGCTGGCCCACGACATCATGAACTACCTCGGGCCGGACCGCAAGGTCGTATGGGTGACGGCGAACGCCCCGCGCGCCGCGTGGGTGCCGGAAGCCAACGCGACGATCCGCTCACTCGCGGCCGAGTATCCCGACCGGGTGCGGGTGGCCGACTGGGAGCCCATCGCGAAGGCCCACCCCGAGCTCCTCTCCCACGACGGAATCCATCCCAATCCGCAGGGCAGCAAGCTCTACGCCGCCGAGGTCAAGCGCGCGATCGACTCCTTCTAA